A genome region from Triticum aestivum cultivar Chinese Spring chromosome 2B, IWGSC CS RefSeq v2.1, whole genome shotgun sequence includes the following:
- the LOC123041751 gene encoding protein SPIRAL1-like 4 codes for MSRAGSSGGGRSSLGYLFEPDEIFPIHKFKSNQETEKLSEDSIVMQPQDDKVMTGDEADHQEPPYKAPPKREDSNPIVSHRPASIIYHTNQSGNNTGLLITNRPSTRVRCAPGGASSLGFLFSSETNVTDDK; via the exons ATGAGTAGAGCAGGGAGcagcgggggtggccggagctctcTAGGCTACCTCTTTGAGCCGGATGAGATCTTCCCGATCCACAAGTTCAAATCCAACCAAGAGACCGAGAAGCTCTCGGAAGACAGCATCGTCATGCAGCCGCAGGACGACAAGGTCATGACCGGTGATGAAGCAGACCACCAAGAACCGCCGTATAAGGCTCCTCCGAAGAGAGAGGACTCGAACCCGATTGTGTCTCACAGACCTGCTTCCATCATCTACCACACTAACCAATCGGGCAACAACACCGGGCTTCTAATCACT AACCGACCGTCGACGAGGGTCCGGTGTGCACCGGGAGGGGCGTCGTCGCTTGGATTTCTCTTCTCTTCGGAGACGAACGTAACTGACGACAAATGA